From one Misgurnus anguillicaudatus chromosome 2, ASM2758022v2, whole genome shotgun sequence genomic stretch:
- the LOC129442204 gene encoding uncharacterized protein isoform X4: MSRVTADLTYKTLVECKYSYPNEVQDDINNVSTDYRDLQLYLDYYFYPNNDKKKLVYLGGTVPVTYEGNKYNIPVCIWIHETHPKNPPRCFVCPSPTMVVNAKSSNVDASGCVLLHCLNNWKIGWSNLSIVLEEMIAAFQRETPLFATYPIRSPLLPSQATPAEMIVKQSPVTSYGSWPNTGSGAVQNNSTADDGSTNSSVTQLASNTLPKSTKSNSSLSQASEMDADGVKKSYTQELLDFGITFGAQTLGSKHQTNPFISPAPASNSADVNEIDDLFKSLQLQRVVNMYQLDSRDRDAGEDSEGDPMVPPNLVDNHHRLVVSGLPVGVSPSKMRNKLTIYFQRKQNAGGEVLDVKYPAARPDQAMVLFRNRRDVAQALQQPKRVITINEQRFLIQLKKFEDMKIPGGVQGEKADMFRSILSMDGCSFSPTDVLEAVQSCRDLPSALKYLSHVCPICQEQASINRMITMTHCSCTFCESCFKKYFSSVIKEKSIVYAVCPLCNLPDVRGGRREDTMEYFSLLDTQIRYYLDPQIHELFQSKLRDQALQEMPNFRWCAHCCFGLLHESDRLRMDCPSCEKSTCFKCKRPWAPQHEGISCERFREWEQLNSPEYQNSKLEQLLSRNKIDCPKCKFRFFLARGGCLHFKCTQCQHDFCGGCSQPFKQGAACHFSAECGAKGLHAHHPRDCLYHLRDWSVPRLQDLLQYYGVSHPLMFRPKGTIGGNSKGICGVMELPEMGAVKEEPCGRLACPEYSGYCVLHYKECLVELINKNALDPLVLFDGAELRAELCRCKVPVPEKQPLETDQRYEDRLRQLVGMLDSDWPVTTFAGLLFPDNNRSKLITHSNPDAANHFDRF; this comes from the exons ATGTCGCGTGTCACAGCTGATCTGACATATAAAACGCTTGTCG AGTGTAAATACAGTTATCCCAATGAGGTCCAAGATGACATCAATAATGTTTCAACAGATTACCGAGACCTGCAGCTATACCTGGATTACTATT tctaccCTAACAATGATAAGAAGAAGTTGGTTTATTTAGGTGGCACGGTTCCTGTAACATATGAAG GAAACAAGTACAACATTCCAGTTTGCATCTGGATTCATGAGACTCATCCCAAAAACCCGCCCAGATGTTTTGTCTGCCCATCACCCACTATGGTGGTCAATGCTAAAAGCAGCAATGTGGATGCATCTGGCTGCGTTCTTCTCCACTGTCTTAACAACTGGAAAATC GGGTGGTCAAACTTGTCAATAGTTCTGGAGGAAATGATCGCCGCCTTTCAGCGCGAAACTCCCCTTTTTGCCACTTATCCAATCAGATCCCCCTTACTACCTTCCCAAGCAACGCCTGCTGAAATGATAGTCAAGCAGAGCCCTGTTACATCTTATGGCAG CTGGCCGAATACAGGCAGCGGCGCTGTGCAGAATAACTCAACAGCTGATGATGGAAGCACCAACTCTTCAGTGACTCAGCTTGCCAGCAACA CCCTACCCAAGAGCACAAAGTCCAACAGTAGTCTGTCCCAGGCCAGTGAAATGGATGCAGATGGGGTTAAAAAGTCATATACACAAGAGTTGCTGGATTTCGGGATCACATTTGGAGCACAAACTTTAGGGAGTAAACACCAAACAAATCCATTCATTTCTCCtg CTCCAGCCAGCAATTCTGCTGATGTAAATGAAATAGATGACCTGTTTAAAAGCCTTCAGTTACAAAGAGTAGTCAACATGTACCAACTGGACAGCAGAGACAGAG ATGCTGGGGAAGATTCTGAGGGTGACCCCATGGTTCCCCCAAATTTAGTAGATAACCATCACAGACTGGTGGTGAGCGGACTACCTGTGGGTGTCTCTCCAAGCAAGATGAGGAACAAGCTAACCATTTATTTCCAGAGAAAGCAGAATGCGGGAGGAGAGGTTCTGGATGTCAAATATCCTGCAGCGAGGCCAGACCAGGCCATGGTCCTCTTCAGAAACCGCAGAG ATGTAGCACAGGCTCTGCAACAGCCTAAGAGGGTGATTACAATTAATGAGCAGCGATTTCTTATTCAGCTGAAGAAGTTTGAAGATATGAAG ATCCCAGGTGGTGTCCAAGGTGAGAAAGCTGATATGTTTAGGAGCATCTTGAGTATGGATGGGTGCAGTTTTAGCCCTACGGACGTGCTGGAAGCAGTGCAGTCGTGCCGAGACCTCCCATCAGCCCTGAAATATCTCTCCCATGTCTGTCCTATATGCCAGGAGCAAGCATCCATCAACAG GATGATCACCATGACACACTGTTCCTGCACCTTCTGTGAGAGCTGCTTTAAGAAATACTTCTCCTCTGTCATTAAAGAAAAGAGTATCGTGTACGCGGTGTGTCCCCTCTGTAATCTTCCTGATGTGCGAGGAGGCAGAAGGGAGGACACTATGGAGTACTTTAGTCTACTCGACACACAG ATCAGGTATTATTTGGATCCTCAGATCCATGAGCTTTTCCAAAGCAAGCTCAGAGACCAGGCTCTTCAGGAAATGCCCAACTTCCGCTGGTGTGCACAT TGCTGCTTTGGGCTTCTTCATGAATCAGACAGACTGAGGATGGACTGTCCCAGCTGTGAGAAAAGCACCTGCTTTAAGTGCAAACGGCCT TGGGCTCCACAGCATGAAGGAATCTCCTGTGAGAGGTTCAGAGAGTGGGAGCAACTCAACAGCCCGGAGTATCAGAACTCAAAGCTGGAGCAGCTTCTTAGCAGGAATAAAATCG ACTGTCCAAAATGCAAATTTCGATTCTTCCTGGCTAGAGGAGGATGCCTGCATTTCAAGTGCACTCAGTGCCAGCATGATTTCTGTGGCGGATGCAGTCAGCCCTTTAAACAGGGCGCT GCATGTCATTTTTCTGCTGAGTGTGGAGCGAAGGGCTTACATGCTCATCACCCTAGAGACTGCCTGTATCATTTAAGAGATTGGAGTGTACCCAGATTACAGGACCTGCTACAG TACTATGGAGTCTCGCATCCTCTAATGTTCAGACCCAAAGGTACAATAGGGGGAAACTCAAAAG GTATTTGTGGTGTAATGGAGTTACCAGAAATGGGAGCTGTGAAAGAGGAGCCGTGTGGACGACTAGCTTGCCCTGAGTACAGTGGTTACTGCGT TTTACATTATAAAGAGTGTCTGGTGGAGTTAATAAACAAGAATGCACTGGATCCTCTGGTACTGTTCGATGGTGCAGAGTTACGGGCAGAACTGTGCCGATGTAAAGTGCCAGTCCCAGAGAAACAACCTTTAGAGACTGATCAGCGGTATGAGGACAGACTACGGCAG ctcgttggaatgcttgattctgattggccagtcacgacatttgcaggtttgttattcccagataacaaccgctcaaaactaataacacacagtaacccagatgctgcaaatcattttgacag ATTTTAA
- the LOC129442204 gene encoding uncharacterized protein isoform X1 gives MSRVTADLTYKTLVECKYSYPNEVQDDINNVSTDYRDLQLYLDYYFYPNNDKKKLVYLGGTVPVTYEGNKYNIPVCIWIHETHPKNPPRCFVCPSPTMVVNAKSSNVDASGCVLLHCLNNWKIGWSNLSIVLEEMIAAFQRETPLFATYPIRSPLLPSQATPAEMIVKQSPVTSYGSWPNTGSGAVQNNSTADDGSTNSSVTQLASNTLPKSTKSNSSLSQASEMDADGVKKSYTQELLDFGITFGAQTLGSKHQTNPFISPAPASNSADVNEIDDLFKSLQLQRVVNMYQLDSRDRDAGEDSEGDPMVPPNLVDNHHRLVVSGLPVGVSPSKMRNKLTIYFQRKQNAGGEVLDVKYPAARPDQAMVLFRNRRDVAQALQQPKRVITINEQRFLIQLKKFEDMKIPGGVQGEKADMFRSILSMDGCSFSPTDVLEAVQSCRDLPSALKYLSHVCPICQEQASINRMITMTHCSCTFCESCFKKYFSSVIKEKSIVYAVCPLCNLPDVRGGRREDTMEYFSLLDTQIRYYLDPQIHELFQSKLRDQALQEMPNFRWCAHCCFGLLHESDRLRMDCPSCEKSTCFKCKRPWAPQHEGISCERFREWEQLNSPEYQNSKLEQLLSRNKIDCPKCKFRFFLARGGCLHFKCTQCQHDFCGGCSQPFKQGAACHFSAECGAKGLHAHHPRDCLYHLRDWSVPRLQDLLQYYGVSHPLMFRPKGTIGGNSKGICGVMELPEMGAVKEEPCGRLACPEYSGYCVLHYKECLVELINKNALDPLVLFDGAELRAELCRCKVPVPEKQPLETDQRYEDRLRQILKERVALTSRVASGLKTTAPPTPSPSSPPEAAAAAAAPWYSMLSRAVPEDSQHLLLLTD, from the exons ATGTCGCGTGTCACAGCTGATCTGACATATAAAACGCTTGTCG AGTGTAAATACAGTTATCCCAATGAGGTCCAAGATGACATCAATAATGTTTCAACAGATTACCGAGACCTGCAGCTATACCTGGATTACTATT tctaccCTAACAATGATAAGAAGAAGTTGGTTTATTTAGGTGGCACGGTTCCTGTAACATATGAAG GAAACAAGTACAACATTCCAGTTTGCATCTGGATTCATGAGACTCATCCCAAAAACCCGCCCAGATGTTTTGTCTGCCCATCACCCACTATGGTGGTCAATGCTAAAAGCAGCAATGTGGATGCATCTGGCTGCGTTCTTCTCCACTGTCTTAACAACTGGAAAATC GGGTGGTCAAACTTGTCAATAGTTCTGGAGGAAATGATCGCCGCCTTTCAGCGCGAAACTCCCCTTTTTGCCACTTATCCAATCAGATCCCCCTTACTACCTTCCCAAGCAACGCCTGCTGAAATGATAGTCAAGCAGAGCCCTGTTACATCTTATGGCAG CTGGCCGAATACAGGCAGCGGCGCTGTGCAGAATAACTCAACAGCTGATGATGGAAGCACCAACTCTTCAGTGACTCAGCTTGCCAGCAACA CCCTACCCAAGAGCACAAAGTCCAACAGTAGTCTGTCCCAGGCCAGTGAAATGGATGCAGATGGGGTTAAAAAGTCATATACACAAGAGTTGCTGGATTTCGGGATCACATTTGGAGCACAAACTTTAGGGAGTAAACACCAAACAAATCCATTCATTTCTCCtg CTCCAGCCAGCAATTCTGCTGATGTAAATGAAATAGATGACCTGTTTAAAAGCCTTCAGTTACAAAGAGTAGTCAACATGTACCAACTGGACAGCAGAGACAGAG ATGCTGGGGAAGATTCTGAGGGTGACCCCATGGTTCCCCCAAATTTAGTAGATAACCATCACAGACTGGTGGTGAGCGGACTACCTGTGGGTGTCTCTCCAAGCAAGATGAGGAACAAGCTAACCATTTATTTCCAGAGAAAGCAGAATGCGGGAGGAGAGGTTCTGGATGTCAAATATCCTGCAGCGAGGCCAGACCAGGCCATGGTCCTCTTCAGAAACCGCAGAG ATGTAGCACAGGCTCTGCAACAGCCTAAGAGGGTGATTACAATTAATGAGCAGCGATTTCTTATTCAGCTGAAGAAGTTTGAAGATATGAAG ATCCCAGGTGGTGTCCAAGGTGAGAAAGCTGATATGTTTAGGAGCATCTTGAGTATGGATGGGTGCAGTTTTAGCCCTACGGACGTGCTGGAAGCAGTGCAGTCGTGCCGAGACCTCCCATCAGCCCTGAAATATCTCTCCCATGTCTGTCCTATATGCCAGGAGCAAGCATCCATCAACAG GATGATCACCATGACACACTGTTCCTGCACCTTCTGTGAGAGCTGCTTTAAGAAATACTTCTCCTCTGTCATTAAAGAAAAGAGTATCGTGTACGCGGTGTGTCCCCTCTGTAATCTTCCTGATGTGCGAGGAGGCAGAAGGGAGGACACTATGGAGTACTTTAGTCTACTCGACACACAG ATCAGGTATTATTTGGATCCTCAGATCCATGAGCTTTTCCAAAGCAAGCTCAGAGACCAGGCTCTTCAGGAAATGCCCAACTTCCGCTGGTGTGCACAT TGCTGCTTTGGGCTTCTTCATGAATCAGACAGACTGAGGATGGACTGTCCCAGCTGTGAGAAAAGCACCTGCTTTAAGTGCAAACGGCCT TGGGCTCCACAGCATGAAGGAATCTCCTGTGAGAGGTTCAGAGAGTGGGAGCAACTCAACAGCCCGGAGTATCAGAACTCAAAGCTGGAGCAGCTTCTTAGCAGGAATAAAATCG ACTGTCCAAAATGCAAATTTCGATTCTTCCTGGCTAGAGGAGGATGCCTGCATTTCAAGTGCACTCAGTGCCAGCATGATTTCTGTGGCGGATGCAGTCAGCCCTTTAAACAGGGCGCT GCATGTCATTTTTCTGCTGAGTGTGGAGCGAAGGGCTTACATGCTCATCACCCTAGAGACTGCCTGTATCATTTAAGAGATTGGAGTGTACCCAGATTACAGGACCTGCTACAG TACTATGGAGTCTCGCATCCTCTAATGTTCAGACCCAAAGGTACAATAGGGGGAAACTCAAAAG GTATTTGTGGTGTAATGGAGTTACCAGAAATGGGAGCTGTGAAAGAGGAGCCGTGTGGACGACTAGCTTGCCCTGAGTACAGTGGTTACTGCGT TTTACATTATAAAGAGTGTCTGGTGGAGTTAATAAACAAGAATGCACTGGATCCTCTGGTACTGTTCGATGGTGCAGAGTTACGGGCAGAACTGTGCCGATGTAAAGTGCCAGTCCCAGAGAAACAACCTTTAGAGACTGATCAGCGGTATGAGGACAGACTACGGCAG ATTTTAAAAGAGAGGGTGGCTTTGACCAGCCGTGTGGCCTCTGGACTGAAGACAACAGCACCTCCCACACCTTCCCCGTCTTCTCCTCCTGAAGCAGCAGCGGCAGCAGCAGCTCCGTGGTACTCGATGTTGAGTCGTGCCGTTCCCGAGGACTCTCAGCATTTACTGCTGCTTACTGATTGA
- the LOC129442204 gene encoding uncharacterized protein isoform X3 — protein sequence MSRVTADLTYKTLVECKYSYPNEVQDDINNVSTDYRDLQLYLDYYFYPNNDKKKLVYLGGTVPVTYEGNKYNIPVCIWIHETHPKNPPRCFVCPSPTMVVNAKSSNVDASGCVLLHCLNNWKIGWSNLSIVLEEMIAAFQRETPLFATYPIRSPLLPSQATPAEMIVKQSPVTSYGSWPNTGSGAVQNNSTADDGSTNSSVTQLASNTLPKSTKSNSSLSQASEMDADGVKKSYTQELLDFGITFGAQTLGSKHQTNPFISPAPASNSADVNEIDDLFKSLQLQRVVNMYQLDSRDRDAGEDSEGDPMVPPNLVDNHHRLVVSGLPVGVSPSKMRNKLTIYFQRKQNAGGEVLDVKYPAARPDQAMVLFRNRRDVAQALQQPKRVITINEQRFLIQLKKFEDMKIPGGVQGEKADMFRSILSMDGCSFSPTDVLEAVQSCRDLPSALKYLSHVCPICQEQASINRMITMTHCSCTFCESCFKKYFSSVIKEKSIVYAVCPLCNLPDVRGGRREDTMEYFSLLDTQIRYYLDPQIHELFQSKLRDQALQEMPNFRWCAHCCFGLLHESDRLRMDCPSCEKSTCFKCKRPWAPQHEGISCERFREWEQLNSPEYQNSKLEQLLSRNKIDCPKCKFRFFLARGGCLHFKCTQCQHDFCGGCSQPFKQGAACHFSAECGAKGLHAHHPRDCLYHLRDWSVPRLQDLLQYYGVSHPLMFRPKGTIGGNSKGICGVMELPEMGAVKEEPCGRLACPEYSGYCVLHYKECLVELINKNALDPLVLFDGAELRAELCRCKVPVPEKQPLETDQRYEDRLRQLVGMLDSDWPVTTFADFKREGGFDQPCGLWTEDNSTSHTFPVFSS from the exons ATGTCGCGTGTCACAGCTGATCTGACATATAAAACGCTTGTCG AGTGTAAATACAGTTATCCCAATGAGGTCCAAGATGACATCAATAATGTTTCAACAGATTACCGAGACCTGCAGCTATACCTGGATTACTATT tctaccCTAACAATGATAAGAAGAAGTTGGTTTATTTAGGTGGCACGGTTCCTGTAACATATGAAG GAAACAAGTACAACATTCCAGTTTGCATCTGGATTCATGAGACTCATCCCAAAAACCCGCCCAGATGTTTTGTCTGCCCATCACCCACTATGGTGGTCAATGCTAAAAGCAGCAATGTGGATGCATCTGGCTGCGTTCTTCTCCACTGTCTTAACAACTGGAAAATC GGGTGGTCAAACTTGTCAATAGTTCTGGAGGAAATGATCGCCGCCTTTCAGCGCGAAACTCCCCTTTTTGCCACTTATCCAATCAGATCCCCCTTACTACCTTCCCAAGCAACGCCTGCTGAAATGATAGTCAAGCAGAGCCCTGTTACATCTTATGGCAG CTGGCCGAATACAGGCAGCGGCGCTGTGCAGAATAACTCAACAGCTGATGATGGAAGCACCAACTCTTCAGTGACTCAGCTTGCCAGCAACA CCCTACCCAAGAGCACAAAGTCCAACAGTAGTCTGTCCCAGGCCAGTGAAATGGATGCAGATGGGGTTAAAAAGTCATATACACAAGAGTTGCTGGATTTCGGGATCACATTTGGAGCACAAACTTTAGGGAGTAAACACCAAACAAATCCATTCATTTCTCCtg CTCCAGCCAGCAATTCTGCTGATGTAAATGAAATAGATGACCTGTTTAAAAGCCTTCAGTTACAAAGAGTAGTCAACATGTACCAACTGGACAGCAGAGACAGAG ATGCTGGGGAAGATTCTGAGGGTGACCCCATGGTTCCCCCAAATTTAGTAGATAACCATCACAGACTGGTGGTGAGCGGACTACCTGTGGGTGTCTCTCCAAGCAAGATGAGGAACAAGCTAACCATTTATTTCCAGAGAAAGCAGAATGCGGGAGGAGAGGTTCTGGATGTCAAATATCCTGCAGCGAGGCCAGACCAGGCCATGGTCCTCTTCAGAAACCGCAGAG ATGTAGCACAGGCTCTGCAACAGCCTAAGAGGGTGATTACAATTAATGAGCAGCGATTTCTTATTCAGCTGAAGAAGTTTGAAGATATGAAG ATCCCAGGTGGTGTCCAAGGTGAGAAAGCTGATATGTTTAGGAGCATCTTGAGTATGGATGGGTGCAGTTTTAGCCCTACGGACGTGCTGGAAGCAGTGCAGTCGTGCCGAGACCTCCCATCAGCCCTGAAATATCTCTCCCATGTCTGTCCTATATGCCAGGAGCAAGCATCCATCAACAG GATGATCACCATGACACACTGTTCCTGCACCTTCTGTGAGAGCTGCTTTAAGAAATACTTCTCCTCTGTCATTAAAGAAAAGAGTATCGTGTACGCGGTGTGTCCCCTCTGTAATCTTCCTGATGTGCGAGGAGGCAGAAGGGAGGACACTATGGAGTACTTTAGTCTACTCGACACACAG ATCAGGTATTATTTGGATCCTCAGATCCATGAGCTTTTCCAAAGCAAGCTCAGAGACCAGGCTCTTCAGGAAATGCCCAACTTCCGCTGGTGTGCACAT TGCTGCTTTGGGCTTCTTCATGAATCAGACAGACTGAGGATGGACTGTCCCAGCTGTGAGAAAAGCACCTGCTTTAAGTGCAAACGGCCT TGGGCTCCACAGCATGAAGGAATCTCCTGTGAGAGGTTCAGAGAGTGGGAGCAACTCAACAGCCCGGAGTATCAGAACTCAAAGCTGGAGCAGCTTCTTAGCAGGAATAAAATCG ACTGTCCAAAATGCAAATTTCGATTCTTCCTGGCTAGAGGAGGATGCCTGCATTTCAAGTGCACTCAGTGCCAGCATGATTTCTGTGGCGGATGCAGTCAGCCCTTTAAACAGGGCGCT GCATGTCATTTTTCTGCTGAGTGTGGAGCGAAGGGCTTACATGCTCATCACCCTAGAGACTGCCTGTATCATTTAAGAGATTGGAGTGTACCCAGATTACAGGACCTGCTACAG TACTATGGAGTCTCGCATCCTCTAATGTTCAGACCCAAAGGTACAATAGGGGGAAACTCAAAAG GTATTTGTGGTGTAATGGAGTTACCAGAAATGGGAGCTGTGAAAGAGGAGCCGTGTGGACGACTAGCTTGCCCTGAGTACAGTGGTTACTGCGT TTTACATTATAAAGAGTGTCTGGTGGAGTTAATAAACAAGAATGCACTGGATCCTCTGGTACTGTTCGATGGTGCAGAGTTACGGGCAGAACTGTGCCGATGTAAAGTGCCAGTCCCAGAGAAACAACCTTTAGAGACTGATCAGCGGTATGAGGACAGACTACGGCAG ctcgttggaatgcttgattctgattggccagtcacgacatttgcag ATTTTAAAAGAGAGGGTGGCTTTGACCAGCCGTGTGGCCTCTGGACTGAAGACAACAGCACCTCCCACACCTTCCCCGTCTTCTCCTCCTGA
- the LOC129442204 gene encoding uncharacterized protein isoform X2 produces MSRVTADLTYKTLVECKYSYPNEVQDDINNVSTDYRDLQLYLDYYFYPNNDKKKLVYLGGTVPVTYEGNKYNIPVCIWIHETHPKNPPRCFVCPSPTMVVNAKSSNVDASGCVLLHCLNNWKIGWSNLSIVLEEMIAAFQRETPLFATYPIRSPLLPSQATPAEMIVKQSPVTSYGSWPNTGSGAVQNNSTADDGSTNSSVTQLASNTLPKSTKSNSSLSQASEMDADGVKKSYTQELLDFGITFGAQTLGSKHQTNPFISPAPASNSADVNEIDDLFKSLQLQRVVNMYQLDSRDRDAGEDSEGDPMVPPNLVDNHHRLVVSGLPVGVSPSKMRNKLTIYFQRKQNAGGEVLDVKYPAARPDQAMVLFRNRRDVAQALQQPKRDCTIHTTYCQIPGGVQGEKADMFRSILSMDGCSFSPTDVLEAVQSCRDLPSALKYLSHVCPICQEQASINRMITMTHCSCTFCESCFKKYFSSVIKEKSIVYAVCPLCNLPDVRGGRREDTMEYFSLLDTQIRYYLDPQIHELFQSKLRDQALQEMPNFRWCAHCCFGLLHESDRLRMDCPSCEKSTCFKCKRPWAPQHEGISCERFREWEQLNSPEYQNSKLEQLLSRNKIDCPKCKFRFFLARGGCLHFKCTQCQHDFCGGCSQPFKQGAACHFSAECGAKGLHAHHPRDCLYHLRDWSVPRLQDLLQYYGVSHPLMFRPKGTIGGNSKGICGVMELPEMGAVKEEPCGRLACPEYSGYCVLHYKECLVELINKNALDPLVLFDGAELRAELCRCKVPVPEKQPLETDQRYEDRLRQILKERVALTSRVASGLKTTAPPTPSPSSPPEAAAAAAAPWYSMLSRAVPEDSQHLLLLTD; encoded by the exons ATGTCGCGTGTCACAGCTGATCTGACATATAAAACGCTTGTCG AGTGTAAATACAGTTATCCCAATGAGGTCCAAGATGACATCAATAATGTTTCAACAGATTACCGAGACCTGCAGCTATACCTGGATTACTATT tctaccCTAACAATGATAAGAAGAAGTTGGTTTATTTAGGTGGCACGGTTCCTGTAACATATGAAG GAAACAAGTACAACATTCCAGTTTGCATCTGGATTCATGAGACTCATCCCAAAAACCCGCCCAGATGTTTTGTCTGCCCATCACCCACTATGGTGGTCAATGCTAAAAGCAGCAATGTGGATGCATCTGGCTGCGTTCTTCTCCACTGTCTTAACAACTGGAAAATC GGGTGGTCAAACTTGTCAATAGTTCTGGAGGAAATGATCGCCGCCTTTCAGCGCGAAACTCCCCTTTTTGCCACTTATCCAATCAGATCCCCCTTACTACCTTCCCAAGCAACGCCTGCTGAAATGATAGTCAAGCAGAGCCCTGTTACATCTTATGGCAG CTGGCCGAATACAGGCAGCGGCGCTGTGCAGAATAACTCAACAGCTGATGATGGAAGCACCAACTCTTCAGTGACTCAGCTTGCCAGCAACA CCCTACCCAAGAGCACAAAGTCCAACAGTAGTCTGTCCCAGGCCAGTGAAATGGATGCAGATGGGGTTAAAAAGTCATATACACAAGAGTTGCTGGATTTCGGGATCACATTTGGAGCACAAACTTTAGGGAGTAAACACCAAACAAATCCATTCATTTCTCCtg CTCCAGCCAGCAATTCTGCTGATGTAAATGAAATAGATGACCTGTTTAAAAGCCTTCAGTTACAAAGAGTAGTCAACATGTACCAACTGGACAGCAGAGACAGAG ATGCTGGGGAAGATTCTGAGGGTGACCCCATGGTTCCCCCAAATTTAGTAGATAACCATCACAGACTGGTGGTGAGCGGACTACCTGTGGGTGTCTCTCCAAGCAAGATGAGGAACAAGCTAACCATTTATTTCCAGAGAAAGCAGAATGCGGGAGGAGAGGTTCTGGATGTCAAATATCCTGCAGCGAGGCCAGACCAGGCCATGGTCCTCTTCAGAAACCGCAGAG ATGTAGCACAGGCTCTGCAACAGCCTAAGAGG GATTGCACTATACACACAACCTACTGTCAGATCCCAGGTGGTGTCCAAGGTGAGAAAGCTGATATGTTTAGGAGCATCTTGAGTATGGATGGGTGCAGTTTTAGCCCTACGGACGTGCTGGAAGCAGTGCAGTCGTGCCGAGACCTCCCATCAGCCCTGAAATATCTCTCCCATGTCTGTCCTATATGCCAGGAGCAAGCATCCATCAACAG GATGATCACCATGACACACTGTTCCTGCACCTTCTGTGAGAGCTGCTTTAAGAAATACTTCTCCTCTGTCATTAAAGAAAAGAGTATCGTGTACGCGGTGTGTCCCCTCTGTAATCTTCCTGATGTGCGAGGAGGCAGAAGGGAGGACACTATGGAGTACTTTAGTCTACTCGACACACAG ATCAGGTATTATTTGGATCCTCAGATCCATGAGCTTTTCCAAAGCAAGCTCAGAGACCAGGCTCTTCAGGAAATGCCCAACTTCCGCTGGTGTGCACAT TGCTGCTTTGGGCTTCTTCATGAATCAGACAGACTGAGGATGGACTGTCCCAGCTGTGAGAAAAGCACCTGCTTTAAGTGCAAACGGCCT TGGGCTCCACAGCATGAAGGAATCTCCTGTGAGAGGTTCAGAGAGTGGGAGCAACTCAACAGCCCGGAGTATCAGAACTCAAAGCTGGAGCAGCTTCTTAGCAGGAATAAAATCG ACTGTCCAAAATGCAAATTTCGATTCTTCCTGGCTAGAGGAGGATGCCTGCATTTCAAGTGCACTCAGTGCCAGCATGATTTCTGTGGCGGATGCAGTCAGCCCTTTAAACAGGGCGCT GCATGTCATTTTTCTGCTGAGTGTGGAGCGAAGGGCTTACATGCTCATCACCCTAGAGACTGCCTGTATCATTTAAGAGATTGGAGTGTACCCAGATTACAGGACCTGCTACAG TACTATGGAGTCTCGCATCCTCTAATGTTCAGACCCAAAGGTACAATAGGGGGAAACTCAAAAG GTATTTGTGGTGTAATGGAGTTACCAGAAATGGGAGCTGTGAAAGAGGAGCCGTGTGGACGACTAGCTTGCCCTGAGTACAGTGGTTACTGCGT TTTACATTATAAAGAGTGTCTGGTGGAGTTAATAAACAAGAATGCACTGGATCCTCTGGTACTGTTCGATGGTGCAGAGTTACGGGCAGAACTGTGCCGATGTAAAGTGCCAGTCCCAGAGAAACAACCTTTAGAGACTGATCAGCGGTATGAGGACAGACTACGGCAG ATTTTAAAAGAGAGGGTGGCTTTGACCAGCCGTGTGGCCTCTGGACTGAAGACAACAGCACCTCCCACACCTTCCCCGTCTTCTCCTCCTGAAGCAGCAGCGGCAGCAGCAGCTCCGTGGTACTCGATGTTGAGTCGTGCCGTTCCCGAGGACTCTCAGCATTTACTGCTGCTTACTGATTGA